cacaaaacaattttactaattataagaactataattatgccaaaatgaaagtaaagtaacataaaatttgttgaatttgtttaaaagatattttaggtggtgataaagagcatactttaagaataaaataattttaggtgTAAGAGtgtatttttaatggtaaaacatacaataaaattgtacgtggttattaattatatgttgttttgatgaattctttgcatgtaaaatatttttgtaataagttgtgaaatgtttttgaaaatttacaataataatatttgtaatgatgagtatttgataaaagttttggtggagtataatttagctttagattattgtaataattgttataatatatttaaaatataaaaatataaaaaagtgtatgaaggtaaatacaaatttgatttttttctctaattaaaattattaatatatttacttcaggaaatatttttttttatatttttaaaaaattgtttagggtttaagatttattttttataataattttaaaacccgCACCTCATGCGGCcccttatataatatatatataaaacaatagaTATCTTTAGTTTTCGGATAATACAAGTTTTGTACCTGTCCAATATTGTATGTTTCAAGGCCTTGCCCAATAAAAATTGGGAAGATCCATtagtaaataaaatagtttatttaaaaataaaaaataataaaagtttctaaacttatgtttgttttactAGGAACCCAATATGTAAGTTATAGTTTCAATTCAAGCACAAAGCGTCTGTAGTCCAACGGTTAAGATAATTGCCTTCCAAGCAATAGACTCGGGTTCGACTACCGGCAGACGCatcctttttactttttttcttttaaaacttcatCGGACTATACcgttttaattaaatcagtATCACCACCGTACCGGTTATGTAAACCGGAAAACCCAAAACGTTTGAGTTTGAGACTTCCCCACGTGTGTGGTCTACAAATTTCTATCGATTTCACAGCACAAAAATCTCCGACGCTTTTGAGATTTTTCGAGTGTTGAACAATTGAGAAAATGGAGGTTTCGTCTTCACTCAAGCTCTCATCGTCGTCGTTATCTCCTTCCATCATCAACCTTCAGGTTTActtaaaaaactcttttttttttctttttatctctgTCCTCTGTTGTTCTCTGttcttattatatttgtttgatttctgAAACTGGGTCTGCAAATTCTTGATAAATTCGAAGACTTTCCTATTTAATACTGTAATTGCTTGCAGGTTTCTTCATCAAGTATTGATTTTAAATTCTCTAAGTACGACAACACTTCACTTCCTAAACCGTTTCTTCAACTTGGTGATAGAAGCCCACGTCTTCGTGACCAACAAGTTTCACATTCTCTCAATCTAAGGTCATATAGAAATCGGGTCACTGCCAAATCAGGCTCTCAAGGTTGGGACTTTGGTAGATTCGTCAAAACATTGTACTTTTTCAACGGACCACCATCTCCTCTAAAGGTATATATATGAGCGTTTGTTTGATTCTCATTTCTCATTGAGGTGTAATATAGTCGTTTGGGGTAATTGATTGTATCTTGCTTGTGAAGTTTGTATCATCAGTGTTTGAGAAGCTTACTAACGGATCAACGGAGGAACCTGTTAATGAAATGGAAACGACTGGAATCATACTTGTGGCTGGAGCTACTGGTGGTGTAGGAAGAAGGGTTGTTGATATCTTGAAGATGAGAGGGTTGCCTGTTAAAGCATTGGTACCTAAACCTTTTCGATAGATTTCTTGATTCTGATAATGTGGACAAAGTCTGTAACTTTTGAGGGGAATTTACATAGGTGAGAAATGAAGAGAAGGCTCGGAAAATGTTAGGACTTGACATTGACTTGGTTagaaattttacaaaaactttcaacattttgtttcttggtgtcaTTTATGGTTATAAGATCAACAATAACTATTTGCATATATTTCATTGTTGTCAGATTGTTGCTGATATTACAAAGGAAAATACACTGGTTCCTGAAAAGTTCAAAGGAGTGAGGAAAGTGATCAATGCTGTTTCTTGTATTGTTGGTCCAAAGGAAGGAGATACACCTGAGAGACAAAAATACAATCAGGTCGCTGAATCTCCCTGGATAGAATTTTTGTAAAGCTGCGTTTTTATTCTACCTTTGAGTAATGACCCTTTTTAAATATGGGATTTACATGCAGGGGGTCAGGTTCTTCGAGCCAGAGGTATTGGAACTAAAAGAGcactttttgagtttttcttatGTGAAATTTAGTGCTCAATGTTCAAAAACACTAAACCATTAGATTTGGGGATGTACAGATCAAAGGCGACTCCCCTGAGTTAGTGGAATATATTGGAATGAAGAACTTAATCAATGCTGTTAGAGATGGTGTTGGACTTGAGAACGGGAAGCTTATTTTCGGTGTTGGGGGTAAGTTAAGTCAGGTCACTTGATTAGTCTTTTTAACTTGTTATGGCCATTTTATAATGTTTTCCTGATGTTTTTGTTTAGATAACACATTTAAAGATCTACCTTGGGGAGCCTTGGATGATGTTGTAATGGGAGGTGTCAGCGAAAGTAACTTCCTAGTAGATCTAACTGCTGGTGAAAACGGTGGACTTACCGGAATTTTCAAAGGTTTGATAATATAACAACACTATttgtcatctttcttctcttagGGGGTTACTTATATGTACATAGCATGTTTTGTTAGGTATTGTTTCCACAACAAATAATGGTGGATTTACGAGTGTCCGAAACAAGGTAAAGGGTACGACTTAATGTCAGAATCTCTCTTATTCTTCACTATCTCACTGAGTCTTTCTTAAACATTCCTTCTAGAACTTTCCAGAGGCAGAGAATCTCTCTGCATATGATGGTTTAGAGCTACGACTAAAAGGTGATGGACTCCGTTATAAGCTAATCGTCCGGACAAGCCAAAATTGGGATACTGTTGGTTACACCGCTAGTTTCGACACTTCACCAGGACAATGGCAATCTGTAAGTACAATCACTCTTCTCATTCATTTTTGATCTAATTTTGTAAGTAGATCAattatatttctattaattCAAATCGTAGGTACGCTTACCTTTCTCGTCTCTAAGACCTGTACTTCGTGCACGTACAGTGACAGATGCACCACCTTTTAATGCAAGCAGTATTATTTCACTACaggtttgttttacttttttcacTCAGCCCTCTTAAACTTTCCATTCTAAATGATTGATTCAGTGTCATTGTTTTCAGCTTATGTTTAGTAAATTTGAGTATGATGGTAAGCTTAACCCGACTTTCAAAGAAGGACCTTTCGAGCTTCCTTTATCGAGTATTCGAGCTTATATCCAAGAACCTGTCACTCCAAGGTCTGATTTTAGTTTCTTGCTCTTCAGACACAAAATTCTTTACTAAACGCTGAATTGGCATTTTGTTTCTTACGGTTACAGGTTTGTTcatgttggctctgcgggagtGACCCGACCAGAGAGACCCGGTTTGGATCTAAGCAGACAACCTCCTGCTGTGAGATTAAACAAGGAGCTTGATTTCATTCTCACTTACAAGTTAAAGGTTTGTCTTTCTATACTATCACAAGATTGGAGCAGTCACTTTCACAAGGTGTTaaagctttctttttttggatgaaTAGGGAGAGGATCTGATACGCGAAAGCGGGATTCCGTTTGCGATTGTACGGCCATGTGCTCTAACAGAAGAGCCTGCGGGAGCTGATCTCATTTTCGAACAAGGAGACAACATTACGGTAATTCAATATTGCTCCCCTTGAAACCAAAACTCTTTTAAGTTAACTAACATAACCAACTTCGGCTTTATTTATATAGGGGAAGGTATCAAGAGACGAAGTAGCACGTATATGCATTGCTGCATTAGATAGCCCGTCTGCTCTAAACAAGACGTTCGAggttttaaaagaattgatgaCAAAATCAAGTTCACATTTTTCGAAGTTTTTTACTTCCAAGATGTTAAATTTTGTCGGTTGggctgttttgtttgtttcaggtTAAAAGTACAGTTCCGTTTAGTGAGCCATTCACGGTAGATCCTGAGAATCCACCACCGGAGAAAGACTACAATGAGTATTTCAAGAATCTGAAAGATGGAATCACCGGTAAAGAAGCTCTAGAACAGAGCACTGCTGCAGTTTAAACCAAGTTTCCTCTACTTATGAtgtaactttttgtttcttgtttcttctgtctTAAAAAGTCTTTTGGAAagtataaaaacaacaaaaatagtcGTGTAGAAACCGGTTTGTATATTCCATATATACGGATTCGTACATTGTAAGTTAGATTTTACAAAAAGCTTACTCGCGACAACAGTAAAGATTGTACCTTTTGATCCGTGGAGGTGGTTGTACAAGATTCTGAAATTTCTCTGCCATGTCTTTGGCTGTGAGAATTTTGCCTTGTGGTGTAAGAAAAGCACTGCGTTGAAACGGTGGAGACCAGATTCCGCTTGTCTGGTAATCGAACTGCAACTCAGACACATCAATGTACTTCTGAAGAAGTTTGTCTGAAACAGGTTTTGGTACGTTCTGAGttaaaacagaggaagatgaagatggaggtggggatgatgaagacgaagatgaagaagacattctttaaaataaaatacgaaagtttaTGATTGGAGGGTTTCATGAGGGAAAAAGCTAGATGGAGACTTTTATGGTAATGACAAAATAATGGATTCTTTTGCAAATAATGGAGGATGAGTGGAGAGGAGCACAGAACATATGTCTctgttcttttttctcttcttttttgtttcttttctaatGTACAGATGCGTTTTTGGATTTTCATAATTACAAATCATTGAGCTCTTTCACATGGCAAATGTGTGTTTTGTGCTAAA
The sequence above is a segment of the Camelina sativa cultivar DH55 chromosome 10, Cs, whole genome shotgun sequence genome. Coding sequences within it:
- the LOC104718440 gene encoding uncharacterized protein LOC104718440 translates to MEVSSSLKLSSSSLSPSIINLQVSSSSIDFKFSKYDNTSLPKPFLQLGDRSPRLRDQQVSHSLNLRSYRNRVTAKSGSQGWDFGRFVKTLYFFNGPPSPLKFVSSVFEKLTNGSTEEPVNEMETTGIILVAGATGGVGRRVVDILKMRGLPVKALVRNEEKARKMLGLDIDLIVADITKENTLVPEKFKGVRKVINAVSCIVGPKEGDTPERQKYNQGVRFFEPEIKGDSPELVEYIGMKNLINAVRDGVGLENGKLIFGVGDNTFKDLPWGALDDVVMGGVSESNFLVDLTAGENGGLTGIFKGIVSTTNNGGFTSVRNKNFPEAENLSAYDGLELRLKGDGLRYKLIVRTSQNWDTVGYTASFDTSPGQWQSVRLPFSSLRPVLRARTVTDAPPFNASSIISLQLMFSKFEYDGKLNPTFKEGPFELPLSSIRAYIQEPVTPRFVHVGSAGVTRPERPGLDLSRQPPAVRLNKELDFILTYKLKGEDLIRESGIPFAIVRPCALTEEPAGADLIFEQGDNITGKVSRDEVARICIAALDSPSALNKTFEVKSTVPFSEPFTVDPENPPPEKDYNEYFKNLKDGITGKEALEQSTAAV